The genomic window GTGTTCGCCCGGTACGCCTGCGACCACCTGTTCAGCCAGGTCGACGAGCTCGGCACCCGGGACGGCTCGAACCTGACGGTGGACGGCTACGAGTTCGCGCCGTCGTTCTCGATCTGGACGACGATCGAGGAGTGCCTGAACCCGCCCGTGGTGTGGGAGGCCGACCGCGGCTGGTTCACCACGGCGCCGTTCAGCGAGCCCGAGGTCTTCGACTTCCCGGACGGCATCGGTCCCGTGGAGTGCGTGAACGTGGAGCACGAGGAGGTGCTGCTGATGCCGCGCTGGCTCGACGCGAAGCGAGTCACGTTCAAGTACGGGCTGGGCGAGGAGTTCATCGACGTCCTGCGCACGCTGCACAAGCTGGGACTCGACTCGACCGAGCCCGTGCGGGTCGGTGGGGTGCAGGTCAGCCCGCGGGACGTCGTCGCCGCGTGCCTGCCGGACCCGGCGGGGCTGGGGGACCGGATGCACGGCAAGACCTGCGCCGGGCTGTGGGTCACGGGCACCGGGACGGACGGGCAGCCGCGCGAGGTGTACCTCTACCACGTCGTCGACAACGACTGGTCGATGCAGGAGTACGGCGCGCAGTGCGTGGTGTGGCAGACCGCGGTCAACCCCGTGGTCGCGCTCGAGCTGCTCGCGACGGGCGCGTGGTCCGGGTCGGGTGTGCTCGGTCCCGAGGCCTTCGACGCCGTGCCGTTCCTGGACCTGCTCCGCGACGGCTACGGGTCACCGTGGGGGCTGCGCGAGCAGACCCCGGGCCCAGCCAGCTAGTCGCCGGCGACCGCGGACTCGAGGACGTCGAGCGCCTCGGCCAGCAGGGCGTCGTCGATCACCAGCGGGGGCAGGAAGCGCAGCACGTTGCCGAAGGTGCCGCAGGTGAGCGTCAGCACACCCTGCTGGTGGCAGGCAGCGCTGATCCGGGCGGCCTCGGCCGGGTCGGGGTCGGTGCTGCCGGGCACGACCAGCTCGATGGCGACCATCGCGCCGCGGCCCCGGACGTCGCCGATCTGCGCGTGCTGACCGGCCAGTGCGGAGAGCCGGTCCAGCATCGTCCGACCGATGGCGGCGGCACGGCCCGCCAGGTCGTCCTCCTCGAGCGACTCCAGGGCGCCCAGCGCCGCGGCGCAGGCGACCGGGTTGCCGCCGTAGGTGCCACCGAGGCCGCCGGCGTGCACCGCGTCCATCAGCTCGGCGCGGCCGGTGACCGCAGCGAGCGGCAGGCCCCCCGCGATGCCCTTGGCGGTCGTGATCAGGTCCGGCACCACGCCCTCGTCGTCGCATGCGAACAGCGTGCCGGTCCGGCCGAACCCGGTCTGGATCTCGTCGGCGACGAAGACGATGCCGTTCTCGGTGCACCACTGCGCGATGGCCGGCAGGAAGCCCGGCGCCGGGACGACGAAGCCGCCCTCGCCCTGGATCGGCTCGATCACGACGGCGGCGACCTCGTCGGCGCCCACCTGCTTGTCGATGACCGAGATCGCGCGACGCGCGGCCTCCGCGCCGCTGATCGGCACCGGCTCGCGGAACGGGTAGCTCATCGGGGCCCGGTAGACCTCGCCCGCGAACGGGCCGAAGCCGTGCTTGTACGGCATGGACTTCGCCGTCATGGCCATCGTGAGGTTGGTGCGGCCGTGGTAGGCGTGGTCGAAGACGACCACGGCGTCGCGGCCGGTGGCCACCCGGGCGATCTTGACCGCGTTCTCCACCGCCTCGGCGCCGGAGTTGAACAGCGCCGACTTCTTCGCGTGGTCGCCGGGGGTGAGCCGGGCCAGCGCCTCGCAGACCGCGACGTAGCCCTCGTACGGGGTGACCATGAAGCAGGTGTGGGTGAACTGCTGCACCTGCTCGGTGACCCGGGCGACGACCCGCGGGTTGGCGTTGCCCACGTTGACCACGGCGATGCCCGAGCCCAGGTCGATCAGCGAGTTGCCGTCGACGTCCTGCAGCACGCCACCACCGGCGCGGGCGATGTAGACCGGCAGGGTGGTCCCGACGCCGTCGGCGACTGCCGCCTGCTTGCGCGCGTGCAGCGCACGCGAGCGCGGCCCGGGGATCTCGGTCAGCAGCTCGCGGCGCTGAGGAACTCCGTCGGCGACGGCGGGGGACGTGGACTCGCGCAGGTCGGTCATGGCTCGCAGACTAGCCACGAGGCCGACCGGCCCGCACCGCCAGAGTGCGGCCCACGGGCCCGGACGGCTGACAGTGTGAC from Angustibacter luteus includes these protein-coding regions:
- a CDS encoding saccharopine dehydrogenase family protein; the encoded protein is MRILLVGSGGVGDAFARIAVRRPFFEQLVVADYDLARAERTVAAVDDPRVLAAQVDASSAQSVTDLARAHQVTHVMNAVDPRFVMPVFEGAFAAGADYLDMAMSLSQPHPEHPHRQTGVMLGDEQFAVATDWEAAGRLALVGMGVEPGLSDVFARYACDHLFSQVDELGTRDGSNLTVDGYEFAPSFSIWTTIEECLNPPVVWEADRGWFTTAPFSEPEVFDFPDGIGPVECVNVEHEEVLLMPRWLDAKRVTFKYGLGEEFIDVLRTLHKLGLDSTEPVRVGGVQVSPRDVVAACLPDPAGLGDRMHGKTCAGLWVTGTGTDGQPREVYLYHVVDNDWSMQEYGAQCVVWQTAVNPVVALELLATGAWSGSGVLGPEAFDAVPFLDLLRDGYGSPWGLREQTPGPAS
- the gabT gene encoding 4-aminobutyrate--2-oxoglutarate transaminase — translated: MTDLRESTSPAVADGVPQRRELLTEIPGPRSRALHARKQAAVADGVGTTLPVYIARAGGGVLQDVDGNSLIDLGSGIAVVNVGNANPRVVARVTEQVQQFTHTCFMVTPYEGYVAVCEALARLTPGDHAKKSALFNSGAEAVENAVKIARVATGRDAVVVFDHAYHGRTNLTMAMTAKSMPYKHGFGPFAGEVYRAPMSYPFREPVPISGAEAARRAISVIDKQVGADEVAAVVIEPIQGEGGFVVPAPGFLPAIAQWCTENGIVFVADEIQTGFGRTGTLFACDDEGVVPDLITTAKGIAGGLPLAAVTGRAELMDAVHAGGLGGTYGGNPVACAAALGALESLEEDDLAGRAAAIGRTMLDRLSALAGQHAQIGDVRGRGAMVAIELVVPGSTDPDPAEAARISAACHQQGVLTLTCGTFGNVLRFLPPLVIDDALLAEALDVLESAVAGD